The Argopecten irradians isolate NY chromosome 16, Ai_NY, whole genome shotgun sequence genome window below encodes:
- the LOC138310257 gene encoding demethylmenaquinone methyltransferase-like isoform X2, which produces MNQMKSKLINAIGRNLRKPEATLLGRFVKKNFEKKNGFIELEAVRLCDIQPNHQVLEVGFGPGIGVQAAYNIVKGGEGTIHGVDFSEEMVRIATKRLEKGISDGKVKLIHGDVSSMPFLQSNTFNRIFHCNCYYFWPDMSKAMNELHRVMKPGGVMVTAMNYERVKHIQAEGFFAKVGDPTLDRYLSALDSCGFIEVETKKFKHEKTGDNLVAILAKKSEI; this is translated from the exons ATGAACCAG ATGAAGTCTAAATTGATCAATGCCATTGGCCGTAACTTACGGAAGCCAGAGGCAACACTCCTGGGACGATTCGTGAAG aaaaattttgaaaagaagaaTGGCTTCATTGAACTAGAAGCTGTCCGTCTTTGTGATATACAACCTAATCACCAAGTATTAGAGGTCGGGTTTGGACCAGGTATAGGGGTCCAGGCAGCTTACAACATTGTCAAAG GTGGTGAAGGAACAATTCATGGCGTAGATTTTTCCGAGGAGATGGTCCGCATTGCAACAAAGAGATTGGAAAAAGGAATAAGTGATGGAAAAGTGAAATTGATACACGGAGATGTATCAAGCATGCCCTTCCTGCaatcaaatacatttaacaGAATTTTTCATTGTAACTGTTACTATTTCTGGCCAGATATGTCCAAGGCAATGAACGAACTCCATCGTGTAATGAAGCCTGGTGGTGTCATGGTAACCGCAATGAACTACGAACGAGTAAAGCATATCCAGGCTGAAGGGTTCTTCGCAAAAGTCGGAGACCCCACCCTAGATCGGTATTTAAGCGCTTTGGATTCATGTGGTTTTATTGAAGTGGAAacaaaaaaattcaaacatGAAAAAACTGGAGATAATCTTGTCGCCATATTGgcaaaaaaatcagaaatatga
- the LOC138310257 gene encoding uncharacterized protein isoform X6: MNQIIDWYREKLARNYKVPEDSFLGRNVVIKQLENNNAFLETEAVRLSDIHPDHHVLEVGFGPGIGIEAACKIIKGGSGMVHGIDMSSFMLKTASERNSEFLKTGKLKLEQDEV, translated from the exons ATGAATCAG ATTATAGATTGGTACAGGGAAAAACTTGCTCGCAACTACAAGGTACCTGAGGACAGTTTCCTTGGCCGAAATGTAGTAATT aaacaGTTGGAGAATAACAATGCTTTCCTGGAAACAGAAGCGGTCCGCCTGTCGGACATACATCCGGATCACCATGTCCTGGAGGTCGGTTTCGGACCTGGTATCGGGATAGAGGCGGcttgtaaaattataaaag GTGGTAGTGGAATGGTGCATGGCATTGATATGTCCAGCTTTATGTTGAAAACGGCTTCAGAACGTAACTCGGAATTCCTGAAGACCGGAAAATTAAAACTAGAACAAG ATGAAGTCTAA
- the LOC138310257 gene encoding demethylmenaquinone methyltransferase-like isoform X1 — MNQMKSKLINAIGRNLRKPEATLLGRFVKKNFEKKNGFIELEAVRLCDIQPNHQVLEVGFGPGIGVQAAYNIVKGGEGTIHGVDFSEEMVRIATKRLEKGISDGKVKLIHGDVSSMPFLQSNTFNRIFHCNCYYFWPDMSKAMNELHRVMKPGGVMVTAMNYERVKHIQAEGFFAKVGDPTLDRYLSALDSCGFIEVETKKFKHEKTGDNLVAILAKKSEI; from the exons ATGAATCAG ATGAAGTCTAAATTGATCAATGCCATTGGCCGTAACTTACGGAAGCCAGAGGCAACACTCCTGGGACGATTCGTGAAG aaaaattttgaaaagaagaaTGGCTTCATTGAACTAGAAGCTGTCCGTCTTTGTGATATACAACCTAATCACCAAGTATTAGAGGTCGGGTTTGGACCAGGTATAGGGGTCCAGGCAGCTTACAACATTGTCAAAG GTGGTGAAGGAACAATTCATGGCGTAGATTTTTCCGAGGAGATGGTCCGCATTGCAACAAAGAGATTGGAAAAAGGAATAAGTGATGGAAAAGTGAAATTGATACACGGAGATGTATCAAGCATGCCCTTCCTGCaatcaaatacatttaacaGAATTTTTCATTGTAACTGTTACTATTTCTGGCCAGATATGTCCAAGGCAATGAACGAACTCCATCGTGTAATGAAGCCTGGTGGTGTCATGGTAACCGCAATGAACTACGAACGAGTAAAGCATATCCAGGCTGAAGGGTTCTTCGCAAAAGTCGGAGACCCCACCCTAGATCGGTATTTAAGCGCTTTGGATTCATGTGGTTTTATTGAAGTGGAAacaaaaaaattcaaacatGAAAAAACTGGAGATAATCTTGTCGCCATATTGgcaaaaaaatcagaaatatga
- the LOC138310257 gene encoding uncharacterized methyltransferase YdaC-like isoform X3 yields MNQIIDWYREKLARNYKVPEDSFLGRNVVIKQLENNNAFLETEAVRLSDIHPDHHVLEVGFGPGIGIEAACKIIKGGSGMVHGIDMSSFMLKTASERNSEFLKTGKLKLEQGDITKTPFNTNTFDRVFHCNCYYFWGDQLKASKELHRIIKPGGKMVTTLNLNAVKIAQEKNLLQYGKPDPENYINVLKLAGFRDVKMETLQHEASGHKYEAIFAFVGDKS; encoded by the exons ATGAATCAG ATTATAGATTGGTACAGGGAAAAACTTGCTCGCAACTACAAGGTACCTGAGGACAGTTTCCTTGGCCGAAATGTAGTAATT aaacaGTTGGAGAATAACAATGCTTTCCTGGAAACAGAAGCGGTCCGCCTGTCGGACATACATCCGGATCACCATGTCCTGGAGGTCGGTTTCGGACCTGGTATCGGGATAGAGGCGGcttgtaaaattataaaag GTGGTAGTGGAATGGTGCATGGCATTGATATGTCCAGCTTTATGTTGAAAACGGCTTCAGAACGTAACTCGGAATTCCTGAAGACCGGAAAATTAAAACTAGAACAAGGTGACATTACTAAAACACCATTCAATACTAACACCTTTGATCGTGTGTTTCACTGTAATTGTTACTACTTCTGGGGGGATCAGTTGAAAGCTTCTAAAGAACTTCACCGCATTATAAAACCCGGAGGCAAGATGGTCACCACATTGAATTTAAACGCTGTCAAAATCGCTCAGGAAAAGAATTTATTACAATATGGCAAACCTGATCCGGAGAATTACATAAACGTTTTGAAATTAGCTGGATTCCGTGACGTGAAAATGGAAACATTACAGCATGAAGCATCTGGACATAAATATGAAGCAATTTTTGCATTTGTTGGTGATAAAAGTTAA
- the LOC138310257 gene encoding demethylmenaquinone methyltransferase-like isoform X5 yields the protein MKSKLINAIGRNLRKPEATLLGRFVKKNFEKKNGFIELEAVRLCDIQPNHQVLEVGFGPGIGVQAAYNIVKGGEGTIHGVDFSEEMVRIATKRLEKGISDGKVKLIHGDVSSMPFLQSNTFNRIFHCNCYYFWPDMSKAMNELHRVMKPGGVMVTAMNYERVKHIQAEGFFAKVGDPTLDRYLSALDSCGFIEVETKKFKHEKTGDNLVAILAKKSEI from the exons ATGAAGTCTAAATTGATCAATGCCATTGGCCGTAACTTACGGAAGCCAGAGGCAACACTCCTGGGACGATTCGTGAAG aaaaattttgaaaagaagaaTGGCTTCATTGAACTAGAAGCTGTCCGTCTTTGTGATATACAACCTAATCACCAAGTATTAGAGGTCGGGTTTGGACCAGGTATAGGGGTCCAGGCAGCTTACAACATTGTCAAAG GTGGTGAAGGAACAATTCATGGCGTAGATTTTTCCGAGGAGATGGTCCGCATTGCAACAAAGAGATTGGAAAAAGGAATAAGTGATGGAAAAGTGAAATTGATACACGGAGATGTATCAAGCATGCCCTTCCTGCaatcaaatacatttaacaGAATTTTTCATTGTAACTGTTACTATTTCTGGCCAGATATGTCCAAGGCAATGAACGAACTCCATCGTGTAATGAAGCCTGGTGGTGTCATGGTAACCGCAATGAACTACGAACGAGTAAAGCATATCCAGGCTGAAGGGTTCTTCGCAAAAGTCGGAGACCCCACCCTAGATCGGTATTTAAGCGCTTTGGATTCATGTGGTTTTATTGAAGTGGAAacaaaaaaattcaaacatGAAAAAACTGGAGATAATCTTGTCGCCATATTGgcaaaaaaatcagaaatatga
- the LOC138310257 gene encoding uncharacterized methyltransferase YdaC-like isoform X4 yields the protein MNQIIDWYREKLARNYKVPEDSFLGRNVVIKQLENNNAFLETEAVRLSDIHPDHHVLEVGFGPGIGIEAACKIIKGGSGMVHGIDMSSFMLKTASERNSEFLKTGKLKLEQGDITKTPFNTNTFDRVFHCNCYYFWGDQLKASKELHRIIKPGGKMVTTLNLNAVKIAQEKNLLQYGKPDPENYINVLKLAGFRDVKMETLQHEASGHKYEAIFAFVGDKS from the exons ATGAACCAG ATTATAGATTGGTACAGGGAAAAACTTGCTCGCAACTACAAGGTACCTGAGGACAGTTTCCTTGGCCGAAATGTAGTAATT aaacaGTTGGAGAATAACAATGCTTTCCTGGAAACAGAAGCGGTCCGCCTGTCGGACATACATCCGGATCACCATGTCCTGGAGGTCGGTTTCGGACCTGGTATCGGGATAGAGGCGGcttgtaaaattataaaag GTGGTAGTGGAATGGTGCATGGCATTGATATGTCCAGCTTTATGTTGAAAACGGCTTCAGAACGTAACTCGGAATTCCTGAAGACCGGAAAATTAAAACTAGAACAAGGTGACATTACTAAAACACCATTCAATACTAACACCTTTGATCGTGTGTTTCACTGTAATTGTTACTACTTCTGGGGGGATCAGTTGAAAGCTTCTAAAGAACTTCACCGCATTATAAAACCCGGAGGCAAGATGGTCACCACATTGAATTTAAACGCTGTCAAAATCGCTCAGGAAAAGAATTTATTACAATATGGCAAACCTGATCCGGAGAATTACATAAACGTTTTGAAATTAGCTGGATTCCGTGACGTGAAAATGGAAACATTACAGCATGAAGCATCTGGACATAAATATGAAGCAATTTTTGCATTTGTTGGTGATAAAAGTTAA